The following proteins are co-located in the Macadamia integrifolia cultivar HAES 741 chromosome 3, SCU_Mint_v3, whole genome shotgun sequence genome:
- the LOC122073490 gene encoding LRR receptor-like serine/threonine-protein kinase RGI5: MEKTTHITSCCCCLLCFFLTLTPTLVTSLSPDGKALLSLLTSADAASISSSSILSSWNPSHSTPCSWQGVTCSPQDRVISLSLPNTFLNLSSLPPQLSTLSSLQFLNLSTTNISGPIPPSFGLLTHLRLLDLSSNSLTGPIPPELGSHTSLQFMFLNSNRLSDGIPRQLANLSSLQVLCLQDNLLNGSIPSQLGSLVSLQEFRIGGNPYLTGEIPPQLGLLTNLTTFGAAATALSGVIPPTFGNLINLQTLALYDTEVFGPIPPELGLCSELRNLYLHMNKLTGSIPPQLGKLQKLTSLLLWGNSITGPIPSELSNCSSLVVLDVSANVITGEIPSDFGKLVVLEQLHLSDNSLTGPIPWQLSNCTSLTTLQLDKNQLSGPIPEQVGNLKILQSLFMWGNSVSGTIPSSFGNCSELYALDLSRNKITGSIPEEIFGLKKLSKLLLLGNSLSGGLPRNISKCQSLVRLRLGENQFSSQIPKEIGELQNLVFLDLYTNHFSGGLPSEIANITVLELLDVHNNHITGEIPSQLGELVNLEQLDLSQNSFTGEIPWSIGNFSYLNKLILNNNLLTGLIPKSIRNVQKLTLLDLSFNSLSGPIPPEIGYVTSLTISLNLRSNRFTGKIPEEMSGLTQLQSLDLSNNMLYGGIEVLGHLTSLTYLNISFNSFSGPIPVTPFFKTLSSNSYLQNPKLCESLDGSTCSSRMLQRIGLKSAKTVAVISVILASVTVVIVASWLLVTRNRKYMAEKSSGSSGAEDFSYPWTFIPFQKFNFTIENILECLKDENVIGKGCSGIVYKAEMPGGELIAVKKLWKTNKEEEPVDSFAAEIQILGHIRHRNIVKLLGYCSNKCVKLLLYNHFPNGTLQQLLQGNRNLDWETRYKIAVGSAQGLAYLHHDCVPAILHRDVKCNNILLDSKYEAYLADFGLAKLMSSPNYHHAMSRVAGSYGYIAPEYGYTMNITEKSDVYSYGVVLLEILSGRSAVESHVGEGLHIVEWVKKKMGSFEPAITILDSKLQGLTDQTVQEMLQTLGIAMFCVNSSPSERPTMKEVVALLMEVKSPPEEWGKTSQPLIKQPSNPS, encoded by the exons ATGGAGAAAACAACCCATATCACTAGTTGCTGTTGTTGCTTGCTCTGTTTTTTCTTAACCTTAACACCTACTCTAGTTACTTCTCTGTCTCCTGATGGAAAAgcccttctctccctcctcacATCTGCAGATGCTGCTTCAATATCATCTTCatccattctctcttcttggaACCCATCACACTCAACACCCTGTTCATGGCAGGGTGTGACATGCTCTCCACAAGACAGAGTCATCTCTCTGTCTCTCCCAAACACATTTCTCAACCTCTCTTCACTCCCTCCACAGCTCTCTACGCTCTCATCTCTGCAATTCCTCAATCTTTCCACCACCAATATATCTGGTCCCATCCCTCCCTCCTTTGGTCTGCTTACCCACCTACGCCTTCTTGACCTCTCTTCCAATTCTCTTACGGGCCCAATCCCACCCGAGCTTGGCTCGCACACGTCGCTTCAGTTCATGTTTTTGAATTCAAATCGTCTATCGGACGGCATTCCTCGGCAGCTCGCGAACCTATCGTCACTGCAAGTCCTCTGTCTCCAAGACAATCTCTTGAATGGTTCCATACCTTCTCAACTGGGTTCATTGGTCTCTCTCCAAGAGTTTCGTATCGGTGGGAACCCATATCTCACTGGTGAAATACCTCCCCAGTTAGGATTACTGACCAATCTCACTACATTCGGCGCTGCGGCGACTGCGCTCTCTGGTGTGATACCCCCAACGTTTGGGAACCTGATCAATCTTCAGACATTGGCGCTTTATGATACAGAGGTATTTGGTCCGATTCCTCCTGAACTGGGTTTGTGTTCGGAGCTTCGAAATTTGTATCTGCACATGAACAAGCTCACGGGTTCAATTCCACCTCAATTGGGCAAGTTGCAGAAGCTTACAAGCTTGCTTCTTTGGGGCAATTCTATTACTGGACCAATACCATCTGAGCTCTCCAACTGTTCATCCCTTGTGGTCCTTGATGTCTCTGCAAACGTTATTACTGGTGAGATCCCATCTGATTTTGGGAAGCTAGTGGTTCTTGAACAGCTTCATCTTTCAGATAATTCACTCACGGGTCCAATTCCATGGCAGTTGAGTAACTGTACCAGTTTAACTACTCTTCAGCTTGATAAGAACCAATTATCAGGGCCTATTCCGGAGCAGGTTggtaatttgaaaattttgcagAGCCTATTTATGTGGGGTAATTCAGTCTCTGGAActattccttcttcttttggaaACTGCTCTGAGCTTTATGCTCTTGATCTTTCGAGGAACAAAATTACTGGGTCTATCCCAGAAGAAATTTTCGGTTTAAAGAAGCTGAGCAAGCTTCTGCTTCTGGGGAATTCGTTGTCAGGTGGGTTGCCTCGAAACATCTCAAAATGCCAGTCTCTTGTGAGGTTGAGGCTTGGAGAAAACCAGTTCTCAAGTCAGATTCCCAAGGAGATTGGTGAGCTGCAGAATCTCGTCTTCCTTGACTTGTACACCAATCACTTTTCTGGTGGCCTTCCTTCTGAGATTGCCAATATCACAGTTCTTGAGCTACTGGATGTGCACAACAACCACATAACTGGAGAAATCCCGTCTCAGTTGGGAGAGCTTGTAAATTTGGAGCAGCTTGATCTTAGCCAGAACAGTTTTACAGGTGAAATTCCTTGGAGCATTGGGAATTTCAGTTACTTGAACAAACTAATTCTCAACAACAACTTGCTCACTGGGTTGATCCCCAAGTCTATTCGGAATGTGCAAAAATTAACTCTACTCGATCTGAGCTTCAACAGCCTCTCTGGTCCAATCCCCCCAGAAATAGGTTATGTGACAAGCTTGACTATTAGCCTGAACTTGAGGTCAAACAGGTTCACAGGAAAAATCCCTGAAGAGATGTCAGGTTTGACTCAGTTACAGTCACTTGATCTGTCCAATAACATGCTCTATGGAGGAATTGAAGTTCTGGGTCACTTAACCAGTCTCACTTACTTGAATATTTCCTTCAACAGTTTCTCTGGTCCTATCCCAGTAACTCCATTCTTCAAAACTCTTTCCTCAAACTCATACCTCCAGAATCCAAAGCTCTGTGAATCCCTTGATGGCTCTACTTGTTCCTCAAGGATGCTTCAACGTATTGGCCTAAAGTCTGCCAAAACTGTAGCTGTAATATCTGTGATTCTGGCTTCGGTGACAGTGGTTATTGTTGCATCTTGGCTTCTTGTAACCCGGAATCGGAAGTACATGGCTGAGAAGTCCTCAGGTTCATCAGGTGCTGAAGATTTCTCATATCCATGGACTTTTATCCCTTTTCAGAAGTTTAACTTCACTATTGAAAACATTCTTGAGTGCCTGAAAGATGAGAATGTGATTGGGAAAGGTTGTTCTGGGATTGTATATAAAGCTGAGATGCCAGGTGGAGAATTGATAGCTGTGAAAAAGCTTTGGAAGacaaataaggaagaagaacctGTGGATTCTTTTGCTGCAGAAATTCAAATTCTTGGACACATACGCCATCGAAACATTGTGAAGCTTCTTGGTTACTGTTCAAATAAATGCGTCAAGCTCCTGCTTTACAACCACTTTCCAAATGGGACCCTTCAACAGCTTTTGCAGGGGAACAGGAACTTGGATTGGGAAACCAGGTACAAGATTGCTGTGGGTTCCGCTCAAGGTCTTGCCTATCTCCATCATGATTGTGTGCCGGCGATTCTACACAGAGATGTCAAGTGCAATAATATACTTCTGGATTCCAAGTATGAGGCTTATTTGGCAGATTTTGGACTGGCCAAGCTGATGAGCTCTCCCAATTATCACCATGCCATGTCAAGAGTTGCAGGTTCTTATGGATATATTGCACCAG AGTATGGCTACACCATGAACATAACAGAGAAGAGTGATGTCTACAGCTATGGGGTGGTATTGCTGGAGATCCTTAGTGGCCGTAGTGCAGTAGAATCCCACGTTGGTGAGGGACTTCATATAGTAGagtgggtgaagaagaagatggggagCTTTGAGCCGGCTATAACCATTTTGGATTCAAAGCTTCAGGGATTAACTGATCAGACGGTGCAGGAGATGCTACAAACACTAGGGATTGCAATGTTCTGTGTGAACTCATCACCATCAGAGCGTCCCACCATGAAGGAAGTGGTTGCGTTGTTAATGGAGGTGAAGAGCCCGCCTGAAGAATGGGGAAAGACTTCACAACCTCTCATAAAGCAGCCATCAAACCCAAGCTGA
- the LOC122072920 gene encoding protein PIGMENT DEFECTIVE 338, chloroplastic-like isoform X1, with protein sequence MPGLHHPCTCKSLRFSNFSCSLNFTKTTMPSIHGCLFSVNPTFFPVSITVTPECSAFSSNSLIWKRTQVPFCSSNEDYMKFGGTHVSNIPENERFQEMKELELLGKPSPLPVNGGSVTDMDSGSQKLDKDDDLAPFLKIFEDGDSGEVSDSEVTKGEESQKVTVEYYEPKPGDLVVGVVVSGNENRLDVNVGADLLGAMLTKEVLPLSDSELPYLLCDMGKDAEEFMVPGKMGIIRDEDALSGEPVPGRPVVDVGTVIFAEVLGRTLSGRPLLSTRRLFRRIAWHRVRQIKQLNEPIEVRITEWNTGGLLARIEGLRAFLPKGELMSRLNTFTDLKENLGRRMYVVICRIDEATNDLIISEREAWEMLHLQDGTVLDGTVKKILPYGAQIRIGETNRSGLLHISRITRGRVGSVSDFLTVDEKVKVLVVKSTIPDKISLSIADLESEPGLFLSNKEKLFSEAEEMAKKYRQRLPVVSATRKIDDLPTDVLLFDDGAKLYSNWKWFKFEQLNDMN encoded by the exons ATGCCAGGTCTTCATCATCCCTGTACCTGCAAGTCCCTCAGGTTCTCGAACTTCTCCTGCTCACTTAATTTCACAAAGACTACAATGCCAAGTATCCATGGATGTCTCTTTTCAGTAAACCCAACCTTTTTTCCTGTTTCCATTACCGTGACTCCTGAGTGTTCAGCTTTCTCCTCGAATTCTCTGATTTGGAAAAGAACCCAGGTTCCCTTTTGCTCCTCCAATGAAGACTACATGAAATTTGGAGGTACCCATGTTTCGAATATACCCGAAAACGAGAGATTTCAGGAAATGAAAGAGCTTGAATTGCTGGGTAAGCCTTCGCCACTACCTGTAAATGGTGGTTCTGTGACAGATATGGATTCGGGGTCTCAGAAACTCGATAAAGATGATGACTTGGCTCCTTTCCTTAAAATTTTCGAGGATGGAGATTCTGGTGAAGTGAGTGACTCAGAAGTGACTAAAGGGGAGGAGTCGCAGAAGGTCACTGTCGAGTATTACGAGCCAAAACCTGGTGATTTGGTAGTGGGTGTTGTTGTGTCGGGTAATGAGAATAGGCTTGATGTGAACGTCGGTGCTGATCTTCTGGGGGCAATGCtgactaaggaagtgctccctCTCTCTGATTCAGAGCTCCCCTATCTGTTATGTGATATGGGAAAGGATGCTGAGGAGTTTATGGTTCCTGGGAAGATGGGGATTATCAGGGATGAGGATGCATTGAGTGGGGAACCCGTACCAGGGAGGCCGGTTGTTGACGTAGGTACAGTTATTTTCGCTGAGGTCCTCGGCCGAACACTTAGTGGACGGCCTTTGCTCTCCACAAGGCGGCTCTTTCGACGGATTGCATGGCATCGAGTGAGGCAG ATAAAACAGCTCAATGAACCTATTGAGGTTAGAATTACAGAGTGGAATACAGGTGGCCTTCTTGCAAGAATTGAG GGATTGCGAGCATTCCTTCCTAAAGgtgagttgatgagtagacttaACACCTTCACAGATTTGAAAGAAAAT CTGGGACGGCGAATGTATGTGGTGATTTGTAGGATAGATGAAGCAACTAATGATTTAATAATCAGTGAGAGAGAAGCTTGG GAAATGTTGCACCTTCAAGATGGAACAGTTCTAGATGGCACTGTTAAGAAAATTTTACCGTATGGGGCACAAATAAGGATAGGTGAGACCAATAGAAG TGGGTTGCTGCATATCTCAAGAATAACACGTGGCCGAGTTGGTTCTGTCAGTGATTTTCTAACAGTGGATGAAAAGGTGAAAGTTTTGGTGGTGAAGTCAACAATTCCGGATAAAATATCGCTAAG TATAGCAGATCTTGAAAGTGAGCCTGGCCTATTTCTGTCAAATAAAGAG AAATTATTTTCTGAGGCTGAAGAGATGGCTAAAAAGTACAGGCAAAGGCTACCAGTTGTTTCTGCAACTCGTAAGATAGATGACCTTCCAACCGATGTTCTTCTATTTGATGACGGAGCAAAATTATATTCAAACTGGAAGTGGTTCAAATTTGAACAACTCAATGATATGAACTGA
- the LOC122072920 gene encoding protein PIGMENT DEFECTIVE 338, chloroplastic-like isoform X3 produces MPGLHHPCTCKSLRFSNFSCSLNFTKTTMPSIHGCLFSVNPTFFPVSITVTPECSAFSSNSLIWKRTQVPFCSSNEDYMKFGGTHVSNIPENERFQEMKELELLGKPSPLPVNGGSVTDMDSGSQKLDKDDDLAPFLKIFEDGDSGEVSDSEVTKGEESQKVTVEYYEPKPGDLVVGVVVSGNENRLDVNVGADLLGAMLTKEVLPLSDSELPYLLCDMGKDAEEFMVPGKMGIIRDEDALSGEPVPGRPVVDVGTVIFAEVLGRTLSGRPLLSTRRLFRRIAWHRVRQIKQLNEPIEVRITEWNTGGLLARIEGLRAFLPKGELMSRLNTFTDLKENLGRRMYVVICRIDEATNDLIISEREAWEMLHLQDGTVLDGTVKKILPYGAQIRIGETNRSGLLHISRITRGRVGSVSDFLTVDEKVKVLVVKSTIPDKISLRFLLCQLQ; encoded by the exons ATGCCAGGTCTTCATCATCCCTGTACCTGCAAGTCCCTCAGGTTCTCGAACTTCTCCTGCTCACTTAATTTCACAAAGACTACAATGCCAAGTATCCATGGATGTCTCTTTTCAGTAAACCCAACCTTTTTTCCTGTTTCCATTACCGTGACTCCTGAGTGTTCAGCTTTCTCCTCGAATTCTCTGATTTGGAAAAGAACCCAGGTTCCCTTTTGCTCCTCCAATGAAGACTACATGAAATTTGGAGGTACCCATGTTTCGAATATACCCGAAAACGAGAGATTTCAGGAAATGAAAGAGCTTGAATTGCTGGGTAAGCCTTCGCCACTACCTGTAAATGGTGGTTCTGTGACAGATATGGATTCGGGGTCTCAGAAACTCGATAAAGATGATGACTTGGCTCCTTTCCTTAAAATTTTCGAGGATGGAGATTCTGGTGAAGTGAGTGACTCAGAAGTGACTAAAGGGGAGGAGTCGCAGAAGGTCACTGTCGAGTATTACGAGCCAAAACCTGGTGATTTGGTAGTGGGTGTTGTTGTGTCGGGTAATGAGAATAGGCTTGATGTGAACGTCGGTGCTGATCTTCTGGGGGCAATGCtgactaaggaagtgctccctCTCTCTGATTCAGAGCTCCCCTATCTGTTATGTGATATGGGAAAGGATGCTGAGGAGTTTATGGTTCCTGGGAAGATGGGGATTATCAGGGATGAGGATGCATTGAGTGGGGAACCCGTACCAGGGAGGCCGGTTGTTGACGTAGGTACAGTTATTTTCGCTGAGGTCCTCGGCCGAACACTTAGTGGACGGCCTTTGCTCTCCACAAGGCGGCTCTTTCGACGGATTGCATGGCATCGAGTGAGGCAG ATAAAACAGCTCAATGAACCTATTGAGGTTAGAATTACAGAGTGGAATACAGGTGGCCTTCTTGCAAGAATTGAG GGATTGCGAGCATTCCTTCCTAAAGgtgagttgatgagtagacttaACACCTTCACAGATTTGAAAGAAAAT CTGGGACGGCGAATGTATGTGGTGATTTGTAGGATAGATGAAGCAACTAATGATTTAATAATCAGTGAGAGAGAAGCTTGG GAAATGTTGCACCTTCAAGATGGAACAGTTCTAGATGGCACTGTTAAGAAAATTTTACCGTATGGGGCACAAATAAGGATAGGTGAGACCAATAGAAG TGGGTTGCTGCATATCTCAAGAATAACACGTGGCCGAGTTGGTTCTGTCAGTGATTTTCTAACAGTGGATGAAAAGGTGAAAGTTTTGGTGGTGAAGTCAACAATTCCGGATAAAATATCGCTAAG ATTTTTGTTATGCCAATTGCAGTAG
- the LOC122072920 gene encoding protein PIGMENT DEFECTIVE 338, chloroplastic-like isoform X2, whose product MPGLHHPCTCKSLRFSNFSCSLNFTKTTMPSIHGCLFSVNPTFFPVSITVTPECSAFSSNSLIWKRTQVPFCSSNEDYMKFGGTHVSNIPENERFQEMKELELLGKPSPLPVNGGSVTDMDSGSQKLDKDDDLAPFLKIFEDGDSGEVSDSEVTKGEESQKVTVEYYEPKPGDLVVGVVVSGNENRLDVNVGADLLGAMLTKEVLPLSDSELPYLLCDMGKDAEEFMVPGKMGIIRDEDALSGEPVPGRPVVDVGTVIFAEVLGRTLSGRPLLSTRRLFRRIAWHRVRQIKQLNEPIEVRITEWNTGGLLARIEGLRAFLPKGELMSRLNTFTDLKENLGRRMYVVICRIDEATNDLIISEREAWEMLHLQDGTVLDGTVKKILPYGAQIRIGETNRSGLLHISRITRGRVGSVSDFLTVDEKVKVLVVKSTIPDKISLSFKSYFVGRFLLCQLQ is encoded by the exons ATGCCAGGTCTTCATCATCCCTGTACCTGCAAGTCCCTCAGGTTCTCGAACTTCTCCTGCTCACTTAATTTCACAAAGACTACAATGCCAAGTATCCATGGATGTCTCTTTTCAGTAAACCCAACCTTTTTTCCTGTTTCCATTACCGTGACTCCTGAGTGTTCAGCTTTCTCCTCGAATTCTCTGATTTGGAAAAGAACCCAGGTTCCCTTTTGCTCCTCCAATGAAGACTACATGAAATTTGGAGGTACCCATGTTTCGAATATACCCGAAAACGAGAGATTTCAGGAAATGAAAGAGCTTGAATTGCTGGGTAAGCCTTCGCCACTACCTGTAAATGGTGGTTCTGTGACAGATATGGATTCGGGGTCTCAGAAACTCGATAAAGATGATGACTTGGCTCCTTTCCTTAAAATTTTCGAGGATGGAGATTCTGGTGAAGTGAGTGACTCAGAAGTGACTAAAGGGGAGGAGTCGCAGAAGGTCACTGTCGAGTATTACGAGCCAAAACCTGGTGATTTGGTAGTGGGTGTTGTTGTGTCGGGTAATGAGAATAGGCTTGATGTGAACGTCGGTGCTGATCTTCTGGGGGCAATGCtgactaaggaagtgctccctCTCTCTGATTCAGAGCTCCCCTATCTGTTATGTGATATGGGAAAGGATGCTGAGGAGTTTATGGTTCCTGGGAAGATGGGGATTATCAGGGATGAGGATGCATTGAGTGGGGAACCCGTACCAGGGAGGCCGGTTGTTGACGTAGGTACAGTTATTTTCGCTGAGGTCCTCGGCCGAACACTTAGTGGACGGCCTTTGCTCTCCACAAGGCGGCTCTTTCGACGGATTGCATGGCATCGAGTGAGGCAG ATAAAACAGCTCAATGAACCTATTGAGGTTAGAATTACAGAGTGGAATACAGGTGGCCTTCTTGCAAGAATTGAG GGATTGCGAGCATTCCTTCCTAAAGgtgagttgatgagtagacttaACACCTTCACAGATTTGAAAGAAAAT CTGGGACGGCGAATGTATGTGGTGATTTGTAGGATAGATGAAGCAACTAATGATTTAATAATCAGTGAGAGAGAAGCTTGG GAAATGTTGCACCTTCAAGATGGAACAGTTCTAGATGGCACTGTTAAGAAAATTTTACCGTATGGGGCACAAATAAGGATAGGTGAGACCAATAGAAG TGGGTTGCTGCATATCTCAAGAATAACACGTGGCCGAGTTGGTTCTGTCAGTGATTTTCTAACAGTGGATGAAAAGGTGAAAGTTTTGGTGGTGAAGTCAACAATTCCGGATAAAATATCGCTAAG TTTTAAGAGTTATTTTGTTGGGAGATTTTTGTTATGCCAATTGCAGTAG
- the LOC122073122 gene encoding uncharacterized protein LOC122073122 gives MLNFISYHSYPAFQSNLFGFLSSAMSTEAALFKTICSQTLRQFPFSKTTFFPLLSHQKTARFLSCSFLRRETAFRAKPITVSAVTETRERITVAEPTVPSPVRIIAVVGEGSLSPLKCTPWEEVMLHTADRLKWVDEGFEMLVFNDNIQQCNDSRVEFLQRELSHADILVIVAVRKEESIKWVQTNSKGIPNIICFDSFPSLTNKLGGSSIHTEIKGNIFNKLAGFVQGKDSNKSVEVVQTVSEAWDRHNSDDIRFCILVIINTYIRPVPILQNLRSKGLSTLSCMVQNCGPQILNCLLDPNCRKALQCLNQCSPVDQVCNYRCIASYESPNLEAFSLCVLQKNNCLELDAKIPDKPCVPPMVQFQGESLCHETAEDLFVGWLGNLDWSWRVVAGQNPAYDQFPCQYQLFYRGKARGSFWYEPFFQVQTLEGQMIWRRRRYRVKRAKVPGTFYFSVLDNGVVSNEYWTIVDVADDLSWGLFHYSGAARVAGQSYTGAVLVSPDGNYPSEKETQQLVSALGKCGIKDWELYMVDNCSCQDPPLGVPEGSSLHAKIEVKDLKWLSV, from the exons ATGCTTAATTTTATCTCCTACCACTCCTACCCAGCTTTCCAGTCCAATCTCTTCGGGTTCCTAAGCTCTGCCATGTCGACCGAAGCTGCTCTCTTCAAAACCATATGTTCTCAGACCCTCCGCCAATTTCCCTTCTCCAAAACcactttctttccattattgTCTCACCAGAAGACAGCCCGTTTCCTCTCTTGCTCCTTTCTGCGCCGGGAAACCGCTTTCCGTGCGAAGCCCATCACTGTTTCGGCCGTTACGGAAACCAGAGAGAGGATTACGGTTGCTGAACCAACTGTTCCTTCTCCGGTGAGAATTATAGCCGTCGTTGGAGAAGGAAGCCTCAGCCCTCTAAAATGCACGCCCTGGGAAGAGGTCATGCTTCATACT GCAGATAGACTGAAATGGGTAGATGAAGGATTTGAAATGCTTGTATTTAATGACAACATACAGCAATGTAATGACTCAAGAGTGGAATTTCTCCAAAGGGAATTATCCCATGCAGATATTTTGGTGATTGTTGCAGTTAGAAAGGAAGAATCAATCAAGTGGGTTCAAACTAACAGCAAAGGCATACCAAATATCATCTGCTTCGACTCCTTCCCAAGTCTAACGAACAAATTAGGAGGTTCATCCATTCATACTGAAATCAAAGGAAACATATTTAACAAACTAGCTGGATTTGTGCAAGGAAAGGACTCAAATAAATCAGTTGAAGTAGTCCAAACAGTATCTGAGGCATGGGATCGCCATAATTCAGATGATATAAGGTTCTGTATATTAGTAATAATCAATACTTACATAAGACCAGTTCCAATCCTGCAGAACCTCAGATCGAAGGGCCTTTCGACGCTTAGTTGCATGGTGCAGAACTGTGGACCACAGATACTAAATTGCCTCTTGGATCCTAACTGTAGGAAGGCTCTGCAATGCCTAAACCAATGCAGTCCAGTGGATCAAGTCTGTAACTACCGTTGTATTGCGTCGTATGAGAGTCCAAACCTAGAAGCATTTTCTCTCTGTGTGCTACAGAAGAACAACTGTCTTGAATTGGATGCTAAAATCCCCGACAAACCTTGTGTGCCCCCTATGGTTCAGTTTCAAGGAGAATCCTTGTGTCATGAAACAGCTGAAGATCTCTTTGTTGGTTGGTTGGGTAACTTGGATTGGAGTTGGCGAGTTGTGGCAGGACAGAACCCAGCCTATGATCAGTTTCCATGCCAGTATCAGCTATTCTATAGAGGGAAGGCAAGGGGATCATTCTGGTATGAGccattttttcaagttcaaaccCTCGAGGGGCAGATGATTTGGAGAAGACGCCGTTATCGAGTTAAGAGAGCCAAAGTTCCAGGTACATTTTACTTCAGTGTCCTGGATAATGGTGTGGTTTCAAATGAATACTGGACGATTGTTGATGTCGCTGATGATCTTAGCTGGGGTTTGTTTCACTACAGCGGGGCTGCTCGAGTTGCTGGACAGTCTTATACTGGGGCAGTGCTTGTTAGCCCTGATGGTAATTACCCAAGTGAGAAGGAAACCCAGCAGTTGGTTTCTGCATTGGGAAAATGTGGAATCAAAGATTGGGAACTGTACATGGTTGATAATTGTTCGTGTCAGGACCCTCCTTTAGGAGTTCCTGAGGGTTCAAGCTTGCATGCTAAGATTGAAGTTAAAGATCTCAAGTGGTTGTCTGTGTAA
- the LOC122073489 gene encoding dr1-associated corepressor homolog codes for MMAEEENTERLGTEFPLGRVKKIMMLDKDIKKVSSEALHLISVSSDLFLGFLAEKSAEIAVEKKRKTVKLEHIRMATKRHRPTNDFLMDSLPMPSKTSNNHSSTAQAGSGTTAVEKEKPLPVGTRRIDDFFRKSSNETTNPSD; via the coding sequence ATGATGGCGGAAGAAGAGAACACAGAGAGGCTTGGAACAGAGTTCCCTCTCggaagagtgaagaaaataATGATGCTTGACAAGGATATCAAGAAGGTTAGTTCAGAAGCCCTTCATCTCATCTCTGTCTCCTCCGATTTATTCCTTGGTTTCCTGGCTGAGAAATCTGCGGAGATCGCCgttgagaagaagaggaagacagTGAAGCTGGAACACATCAGGATGGCCACCAAGAGGCACCGACCCACCAACGATTTCCTCATGGATTCTCTACCTATGCCTTCAAAGACCTCGAATAATCATTCTTCGACGGCCCAGGCTGGATCTGGTACTACCGCTGTCGAAAAAGAGAAGCCTCTTCCTGTGGGTACTCGTAGGATCGACGATTTCTTCCGCAAGTCTTCCAATGAAACCACAAACCCGTCAGACTGA